The Chryseolinea soli genome contains a region encoding:
- a CDS encoding FG-GAP repeat domain-containing protein: MIKVNLLVATFLSLTEFLFGQGATDRIRSKNFPKFPQVSNVDIAGAPILSQPALIVGKEKEIRTEKHGLAYPAFYDWNRDGKMDLLLGEFETGQTGSYIKVYLNTGSNNAPAYSGKYFYARDVKGDTLTAYQWCCIGVHPRVVDLNGDGYPDILTGQYNPGQVSWWRGSKEGFLPRQFVEQEGYVEKFASGSGDQLDPKSNDYWNYTSTDFADFNEDGLLDLFVGGFGELRVALNVGTKESPKFGLRKYLLGIDGLPLSVVNPSDEQLLKAHRAFTSPHYAGVYKSFINPVDWDGDGVLDLLVTHVYDSKKTPDPVVFFRGVQTDKGLRFESSKSLFTAMGMYKTFPGCQPNIRITDYNHDGVQDLVIGLSLPTVNGFEIDSLASWSYLKDLGIEAPGKDAGRAIEYSGGIEAFKKKIESDADLKSYYLGKLRDSKYLTIRHRGYAYVMLGKKNPVAAKPRVAVIAQEDAKPVINEIAKRIGEGPVQVNVKAPGAVRSYQTDSIVVSFAVQEGWYLYADTKGNEAQGWIPTKMELTFPKGMEAIDPPVLPKSHYKGGSEIYNGNDIKFIQKFRLNDDARATAPELMVNVTIHYQTCNGERCLVPVTEQVEMKMNYVR; encoded by the coding sequence ATGATAAAGGTCAATTTGCTGGTCGCTACCTTCTTGTCGCTGACGGAGTTTTTGTTTGGACAGGGTGCTACAGATCGTATCCGATCAAAGAACTTCCCGAAGTTTCCGCAAGTGTCCAATGTCGATATCGCGGGAGCACCTATACTTTCTCAGCCGGCACTTATTGTTGGTAAGGAAAAGGAAATTCGGACTGAGAAACATGGCTTGGCATACCCTGCTTTTTATGATTGGAATCGGGACGGGAAAATGGATTTGTTGCTGGGCGAATTTGAAACGGGCCAAACAGGATCCTATATTAAAGTATATCTGAACACGGGTAGTAACAACGCGCCAGCCTACTCCGGGAAGTACTTTTATGCACGAGACGTAAAGGGAGATACTCTGACGGCGTATCAATGGTGTTGTATCGGGGTACACCCACGGGTTGTGGATCTAAACGGTGATGGATATCCAGATATATTGACCGGCCAGTACAATCCTGGGCAAGTTTCATGGTGGCGAGGCTCGAAGGAAGGCTTTTTGCCAAGACAATTTGTGGAGCAAGAAGGCTACGTTGAAAAATTCGCCTCTGGCTCCGGCGATCAGTTGGATCCAAAGTCAAATGACTACTGGAACTACACATCGACTGATTTTGCCGATTTCAATGAGGATGGGTTGCTCGATTTGTTTGTAGGCGGGTTTGGAGAGCTTCGCGTAGCGTTAAACGTCGGAACGAAGGAGTCGCCTAAATTTGGTTTAAGAAAATATCTATTGGGAATTGATGGGCTTCCGCTCTCGGTTGTTAACCCGAGCGATGAGCAATTACTGAAAGCCCATCGTGCGTTCACTTCGCCTCACTACGCTGGTGTTTACAAGAGTTTTATAAACCCTGTTGACTGGGATGGAGATGGTGTATTGGATTTGCTTGTGACCCATGTGTATGATAGTAAAAAGACTCCTGATCCTGTTGTATTCTTCAGAGGAGTTCAAACTGACAAAGGACTGCGGTTTGAATCTTCGAAATCATTGTTTACGGCTATGGGCATGTACAAGACATTTCCCGGATGTCAACCCAACATTAGGATTACCGATTATAACCATGATGGCGTTCAGGACCTGGTGATCGGGTTGTCACTTCCAACGGTAAATGGTTTTGAGATTGATTCACTGGCGTCGTGGAGTTATTTAAAGGATCTGGGTATTGAAGCGCCGGGCAAAGACGCCGGACGTGCTATTGAGTATAGTGGCGGGATAGAGGCATTTAAGAAGAAGATTGAGTCAGATGCTGATTTAAAATCTTACTACCTAGGAAAATTGCGTGATTCCAAATACCTAACGATTCGTCATCGCGGGTATGCTTATGTGATGCTGGGCAAGAAGAACCCCGTCGCTGCTAAACCGCGTGTAGCCGTCATAGCTCAGGAAGATGCCAAGCCTGTAATAAACGAGATAGCGAAGCGCATAGGGGAGGGGCCGGTGCAAGTGAACGTCAAGGCTCCAGGCGCCGTGAGAAGCTATCAAACGGACAGCATTGTTGTTTCCTTTGCTGTCCAGGAGGGATGGTATCTCTATGCTGACACGAAGGGGAATGAGGCCCAAGGTTGGATACCAACAAAGATGGAGCTCACTTTTCCAAAGGGTATGGAAGCCATTGATCCGCCTGTGCTTCCCAAAAGTCATTATAAAGGCGGCTCTGAAATCTACAATGGCAATGACATAAAGTTTATTCAAAAGTTCAGACTTAACGATGACGCTCGAGCAACTGCTCCAGAACTCATGGTCAATGTGACGATTCACTACCAGACTTGTAACGGTGAGCGGTGTTTGGTGCCGGTTACCGAGCAGGTGGAAATGAAAATGAACTATGTTCGGTAG
- a CDS encoding MutS-related protein, producing the protein MGLMVDKQTLEDLTLVGKYKINSVYSIFRKVKTTGGEKLLDKLFSQPLDDADAINMRARLFQYFQEKDISFPFAPANVQIAEDYVGLGLNTSKLGNLLSWVIRRMQGLFLRDDLYQEFRKKQRITILILEQLLYVINHLDYGNKSQYRNRIEEVKDILGRSELKKVLEKAPSADGPFYEFVTYDYLLRGAMHQKAEQLLMCIHELDVYIAVSGVARERKFSYASAHPSDQITLHAVNLRHPSLNKGVPNTISLRRDKNMIFLTGANMAGKSTLMKSIGISIYLGHIGFPVAAESMAFSVMDGLYTSINVSDNLNLGYSHFYAEVLRVKHAAEQVGAGKNMVVIFDELFKGTNVKDAYDATLEVTRAFSEYDNCFFVISTHIVEVGDALREQPNIQFLFLPTMLKEEVPQYSYRLETGISSDRHGMTIIRKEGILDIIRRAEDG; encoded by the coding sequence GGAGGACTTAACGCTGGTCGGGAAGTATAAGATAAATTCTGTGTATAGCATTTTTCGAAAGGTTAAGACGACAGGAGGGGAGAAGTTACTCGATAAGCTGTTCAGTCAGCCCTTGGATGATGCCGATGCTATTAACATGCGGGCGCGCTTGTTTCAATATTTCCAGGAAAAGGATATTTCCTTTCCTTTCGCTCCTGCAAATGTCCAGATCGCCGAAGACTATGTGGGCCTGGGGTTAAACACATCGAAACTGGGGAACCTGCTCTCATGGGTTATTCGGCGAATGCAAGGGCTGTTCCTTCGCGATGATCTGTACCAAGAGTTTCGAAAGAAGCAGCGTATAACCATTTTAATCCTTGAGCAGCTGCTGTATGTGATCAATCATTTGGATTATGGGAATAAAAGCCAGTATCGAAATCGGATTGAGGAGGTGAAAGATATCCTAGGGCGGTCGGAACTTAAGAAGGTGTTGGAGAAAGCTCCGTCCGCAGATGGCCCTTTCTACGAGTTTGTGACCTACGACTATCTGCTGCGTGGTGCGATGCATCAGAAGGCAGAGCAGCTATTAATGTGCATTCATGAGCTTGATGTCTATATCGCCGTGAGTGGCGTGGCTCGGGAGCGGAAGTTTTCTTACGCGTCAGCTCATCCCAGTGACCAGATCACGCTGCACGCAGTTAATCTAAGGCATCCGTCATTGAATAAAGGTGTTCCCAACACGATTTCGTTACGCCGGGATAAGAATATGATTTTTCTCACTGGTGCAAACATGGCAGGAAAGTCAACATTGATGAAGTCAATAGGTATTTCGATTTACCTGGGGCATATCGGATTTCCGGTGGCGGCGGAGTCAATGGCGTTCTCTGTAATGGACGGATTATATACGTCTATCAACGTCTCTGATAATTTGAATCTTGGCTATAGTCATTTTTATGCGGAGGTGCTGAGGGTGAAACATGCTGCCGAGCAAGTCGGTGCCGGCAAGAACATGGTCGTGATTTTTGATGAATTGTTCAAAGGCACCAATGTGAAGGATGCCTACGATGCTACGCTGGAGGTGACGCGGGCTTTTTCGGAATATGACAATTGCTTTTTTGTGATCTCAACGCACATCGTGGAAGTGGGTGATGCATTGCGGGAACAACCCAATATTCAATTTTTGTTTTTGCCAACTATGTTGAAAGAGGAAGTGCCGCAATATAGCTACCGTCTGGAAACGGGGATATCGAGCGACAGGCATGGAATGACAATCATTCGGAAGGAAGGTATACTCGATATCATTCGCCGAGCGGAGGATGGCTAA